Part of the Mytilus edulis chromosome 9, xbMytEdul2.2, whole genome shotgun sequence genome, aacctgggacagtggtgtaacagtacaacataagaacgaaccataaaaatcagttgaaaaaggcttaactcatcagatggatacaaatagaaatacatcaaacaaaaacacaatgtcAACTGGAAAGATTTCTTGAGATTGCATAACTTAGTTTTGcaaatgcttaaaatattatgaatattatatacatcatacaatttaattaaacaatgttaaatgatAAGGTTTTTTTTTCGCAAAATACGTTGAACAGAAGACGACGTGCTTAAAACTTTGGAATTCGTAAAATGAAGATTTATCTGAgaattgtattttgtttattaatttttttttatcattgtccTTCAGATATCTATCTATCCTCGAGGCTTAATGATTATGTAATGATATCAACATAGTTCATTATCAAACATAAATATTCACAAATCCATAAATATCCTGCGTTTTACGGATAAACACTCAATAATTGTGTGATGTCAAATATGATTCACAAATGACTAAGTAACCATTGACGAAGACCTAAGTAAAGAGCTTTGCATTCGTTTATATTTGTCGGAGGATCTACTTGATTAGCCCTCATGTACAAACAACCAAGTTCAAATAACTCTTCCTCACATGGAAAAAGGTCGTCATGTGCGCATTCCGATTTACAAATCTCCAACTCATCATCCGAAATACTTTGTACATAATCTGCTGATGCCCATAATTCGGGTAGTAAGTAAAGAGCTATTGGACGATCATCAGGAAGGTTTGAACGACTTCGCCTGATACGATGCATATCCCACACCAATGCTGTTTCTTCGAGTTCAGCCTGAAAAATaatcattgacacatgtatactaTCCACTGCACTTCTACAAATGCGACGCGGACGAGGAGCAAAATGCTTGATAATGCTGAGACCgtagttttttattattttttttatttttatgaatccTCAAACTATGAATTTTGTCAGAAAATGTcctaaacataaaatataataagtaTGACCTTACTGGAAAGACAGCAATGGTACATTAATTTGACATAAGACTGATTATATTTTATTGACATTTCGTGATTATAATGACTTGTATTCCTTTCATTCTGGCCAAGTGAAAAAACATTCACgtgcattttttcaaaattttacagaGATGGATGATCATTGTTAATTTGAGCAGAAAACATGTTTAGActcaataataaatataatttcagcAAATTTCAAATCCTAACCAAAGTTAATGAGTAATGCAACCAGAAAAACAAACCAACCTGCTTAGAAAGATATTCAAGGTTGAACCTCCACCACCACCACACACATACCCTACCGCCATACCCGTGACCCATACATCTCCAACACAATACCTCGATGAAGGATTTCATGTGAAGATGAATAACATACCTGTAGTAACTTCATGCAGCAAAACTGTACTAGATTAACATCAAGTTTATTGCCAGTAAAATTCCCAGTATCTCTAAGATCCTTCATTTCTTTTACCCATTTCCCTGTACATTGTTTGCGTAGAATTGCCCACCAAGACTCTATTCGAGTGTTTAAAGTACTTTTTCCATAAATGAATGAATCTTCATTTCTTTCGTTTCTTGATAAAAAATTCTGCATTGCTGCAACTGTGCCATTTTCGGTACCCATATCACCCCTCATATGATAAGGATACCCACCTGCATTCTGTATAGCCTCAATAAAGTATTTTGCTATGACTTTTGGATCGCTGCTAGTTTTTCCTACTTTAACCCACATCATTTTTCTCGAGAAGCCATCTACACAACCGTTAATACATAGGCCATATGGTTTGAGTTTATCGTATGAATCAATATGCCAGCAATAGTTGGGGCCTTGGCTGAAATATTTTCTTCTGATTAAGCGATGCTTTGACCTCATTTCTACTCCTCTAGGGTCGACTAGTTTAAGAATGTGTCTAATACTTTCTCTGGTTACTTTCAATCCATGTAGGACACATTTATTATACATCCATCTATATCCGTGTGAACCGTTTGATTCTACATCTGATTCTACAAAATTTATTACCGTACGTAAATCCGTATATTCCTTCCTTCGAGACAAGTGCATGTTCCGTAGAATCCTTTTTAGATGGCGTAAAGACAAAGAAATGCCATGGTTTAACAATAAAACTTCTACAATGTCTTTGTATGGTAAATTCATGTAGAAATAATTCTCCACAAGACGGAAAACCTTCTGCAAAGAAAACGCAAATTATTATGATAGTTTATAATGGTTTCATAGATCTACCTAGTAAATTCCTCTTAAAAGTCCGTATTTTTTGGCAATATACAGTgatgtatttttaaattattgaatgaAAGTAATACTTTAGGCTCTCCGTCTCATCAATTTCCCACAGAAAGtcacaaaacaagaaaaaatagtTTTAGTTCATgcttttggttaatttttttttggtgagTACGTCTATTTGCCCATTTATGTTTAGTTATCTGTGGGGTTTTGCTTTCTTTTTAGCTTTTCGTGTTCTTATTATGTTTCTGCCTTGTAAATATATATGGACTTTGCCTTTTGAATAATAATAACAGTTGTTAACAGGACCTTGGTTCTGTTTTCAAATATCTAGTCCCATTAGGCTGTATAAAAAATGGTGGTTTCCAATCTAAGTTGGCCAACAACAgacaaaattaattaaacaaagtCAAAAACCCATATGAAACAATGCTCACGTTCGGTTCTACCTGTTCATTCCCAGACGCCATGTTGGTATATAACACGTGACTTAAGTCAATTTAtcaagaaaaacaataaatatcgTTATAACGATATAATTAAATCGaaataacgaaataaatatatcgaaataacgatttaattatatcgagataacgaaataaatatatcgagataacgatataattatatcgagataacgaaataaatatatcgagataacgatgtaattatatcgagataacgaaataaatatatcgatataacgatttaaatatcgagataacgaaataaattaaatatcgagataacgatataaatatatcgagataacgatttaattatATCGAAATAACGATTTAATTATATCGAAATAACGATATTTATATTGAGATaacgaaataatttttttttttttaggtccccTATGGGCTTCCGTAACCAGTTATACCCGTTATCATATGTGaaaataattattcattttgtttaatttacgtaaaaaatatttttcaaaatatatgctTTCAGACTTTCTTATGTTGCTTTGctcaaataaaaaccaaaaaagaaTAATAGTTcttcaataaattatattttataaattataataatatacacatgtctgtcatgttaaattaaatttgtaatgcaCTTATCTGAAATCTTTCTGTCTGGAAATGTCTTTTTCGGGTTTCCATCAGCGTAGTCTCCATTTTGGTGACGTATTAATCAAGAGTGCACTTACGCTCACATTGAGGTGACAATCTCGTCCCAAATTATATCGGCCAAAAGTTGATCCGTCACTGTACCGgtattatgaaaataaatcaaggatgtcgcaaacaaatattttttaatatgcagttttttatgaagtataataaaaataatctttAGTTTGAACGGAACATGGTACATGCGGATGAACAAGTGCCGAAGTGGAGTCACCATCTAGGACGGTATATTTAGGGTCGAACTGTTCAGACCTGTTCAGTACAATTACGAAAAACCGCGAGGTCCTACacttatttgtttacattttgcatACGTTGAGAAATCTATCATTGCTGTTCATCTGATATTTTTTCTAAGTTATTTATATGCCGGACGACAATTAATAGAAAGGCACATATATAAACTTGGAGAAAATCAGAATTTACATCTGTAGGGAAAGCTAGGAAGGGTCAAAATGTACCACCGCCACCGGCACTGTAAGTTCAAAGTTCAAAGTTCTTTATTAACGGGACATAATGACAAATTACAACTCTGAttctaaacacacatataattaagataaaattaaaatttagctgaatgataaataaaaccaaacaacTCTGCATATCCGGCAATGACAAAATTATGTGTGTTTCAACACTTCCAAAATAGCTCGGaatgaacagaacagaacatattttatatccaattaagggcccacaaggggcatacagagcatacatgaataaggaaaaagactATTGATTTAcatagatacatagatacaaatGTGATTTATTATTGATGTCATTTAAATTATGATCTTAACCTGCTTAGGCTTAGTCCAAGATTACTCTGAAGTACAGACAACAGTGgcagatctagaaattttcataagtgggggcccactgactgcctaagagggggcacGCTTTTGTCATgcctcagtgattccctaaataatcaaccaaattttttcccagaaaagggggtCCCTTACCCCCTGGGCTCTCCCTTAATCCGCCTCTGGACAAGCTGGGGCGTAGCCCCAACTTGTGGCCCGTCTTGCAAAACTGCCATTGGACATCAGAGTAATCCTCACTATGCCAGACAAGCTTTCTTGGACACCCTGCTGTTTTTAGCACAAAAATCTCTGACTTTGAAATACTGTAAAACTGAAACTCGTTATGCTTCCTGAACAGGGAGATGAGCAGTAACTGTGTAAATAagttaactgtcaaaatatgtttaatatttttaattaacacCGTAATTTgggtattttaaaaatgtttgacaAAATACTTTTTGTTTCTTCCCCCTATTCTATCACCCTTCACAAATCCTTGccaaaaaaacttatttaatttAACAAACAACAGTTAATTTCAGTCccaaagatattttttatttgaatttgtgatACANNNNNNNNNNNNNNNNNNNNNNNNNNNNNNNNNNNNNNNNNNNNNNNNNNNNNNNNNNNNNNNNNNNNNNNNNNNNNNNNNNNNNNNNNNNNNNNNNNNNTCTAGAAACAATATTTAACTCATTAAAACTGCAAGTATTCTGCATGTATGATTTATTTCTCATGCCATAGTTtattaatttagaaatatttacataGCCATGCAGTAGTGAACAGACAATTTGTGTAGTAATCAATCCTCATGAGAAAATAAAATGACCAACGATTGCATGATAGTTATTAAGTAATGTACGAGATAACTAATGACCGCAAAATCTGAAGTTTATCCCAACAAATTCCCATCTGCTAATTCCTCAATGTCTTGTTTCATGATTTACATGAACGATCAGATTCAGTATAATTATTTCCGGAGTTACTAACAtgactaacatgtttaaccccgccacattatttatgtgtgtgcctgtcccaagtcaggagcctgtaattcagtggttgtcgtttgtttatgtgttacatatttgttttcattaattttttgacataaataaggccgttacttttctcgtttgaattgttttacattgtcttatcggggccttttatagctgactatgcggtatgggctttgttcattgttgaaggccgtacggtgacctatagttgttaatgtttgtgtcattttggtattttgtggatagttgtgtcattggtaatcataccacaaagtcatcttcttttttatattctcaCTAAACATGCTCAGTATACAATATATGTTATTTCAATTGAACACAACACTACtgcacaaaaacaaatacaaaataaaactgcGAAGAGCCTTAGGCCGCCATCATCGTCATTGTATTTAACTAAAATATTTAAGTTATAATATGAAATCTACTTCAACATAATATGCTACGAAATGAGGCCTGTATGGTTTATTGCTTAGGGCTACGTAACGTTTTCCCTTGACCCAAAATTATCCAGTTATGCAGGGTTCTGTTCGAAGAATGAAACCAAAGTACTGAAATACTGAaaatcggatgaccgcaagttcttgtgaaTGGTCAAagaagcacttgtctcagaaaaaaaaccccatatCTATACCTGAAAATGAGGTGTTATGTgcagatataatttttttcttggaCAAGTGCGTGCGTAGATAaattaatgacagggaattcatcCTCACcgtaatgactattatattgaAGTACGTGATACAAATCCGTATAATTACTTAggtatattattgttatatagtatattaatacttgtatattacagttacgTGTATTTtcattgtatatcattctattcttctatattaataatagtgcagtgctaGTGCATGGTTGAGTTATCGTTGCTTaagattgcaaacgttcttgagatattctacCGCATGCGTGTGCatatttattttgaatgatttttcactaaatgtttatacgtataacaaaacattttaatattattaatttatctttttaaaaaaagtatgtgatgagtattcattgaagaaatggatttttaacaagcgataaggaatataagtttgcacttgatgatgtcttcatcatgtttatagatcggttcaaaaaaccaaaacgaatattacgtaatggaaatctaggcgatagcaatacaccgGAATGCCCTCATCCGctgtaaaaattgataatttacaaCACCTGGCATTCTTGaccttgaaatacattttaaagaaactaaTTATTATATCTATACACACAGAAATACAAAAGTAGCTGTCAATCACAGCATGTATTCCGAGGATTTATTATAGGTGAAGCAATAcggcaaataaaatatatatgtggCGGCCACATAATCAATGATTATgatatagggaattactgaagcaggaccggagcgggccccctcttaggcagtcaatggGCCCCGGCTTgtgaaaaattctggatctgccactgatcaATGGTATAGTGTTTCATGTATACAAACCTTTGGATATGGTAattaggtgcaaatgtcaaaataatcgGATTTATAGCATCTATGACTAGCATCAGTGGAAATACTACATTAGAATAATAGAGATTAATTAGTTTGACAAATAGCTAATGCATTTACAAGTCGACTGTGGTTTAACCgcattatttttaataaatactgGCATTTGATTTGTTTCAGATACTTCTGATATTATCAAGCAAGTGATAATATGAACCCATAATTGATATTTGAATTTATCAACTATTATATATCatgtagcaagaaattttaaCCTATTCCAGCGGCCCATTCCTGTCACTCATTGCATAGTAAGTGCCCCCTCTCCACCCCCGAGTAAACTTAAAGCATATCTTACGATatcattttattaatgattttatattagACATTGACCATTCATTTTTTGTGGAGGTGGAGGCGGCAagaactttttaaataattattgtgGGTTCCCATTGAAAATAAcaggatttaaaaacaaaattgttcataTTGAGATAAAAATCGAATGTCGAAAAAAATGATAGTCCGAGAATCAAAAATTCCTTAACACGCATGATAGTAACTACTTTCACAACGAGAGGATTTCCCTCAATAATCGTGGTTAATCCTTTAATAACAGATAGAAATATTAATATACCTATTCCAatcaaaatgtacaaatgcattaattattttgtttatataaaagctTTAAGAAGTAGGCACTTCACATCGGTGTTAATATTTACGCACCCAGCGGCAAGTTGTCATAAATCACGCACTATGAAGCTGGGGttataaaacgatttttttttggcACAGACATTTTATGGAGATAATATGgtattcaaaattaaaactatGATTAATCTAATTGATCGATGTGTGCAGCCGATATGTTTTATTACTAGATGCTTCGTTCACTCTGCATTGTcataaaaggaaaattaacataGTTTACTCAGACCTAATGGGCCTCAAAAGAATTTTCTACTTTTTGCGTGATActttttttattgcataattgataggcatgggagatactTTTATTAAGTACAAATTGCGTTAAAAAAAGCAACAgcaacctttattttttttttactaaaacatACTACAATTTTCTTTAATACGGTTTCGTTCTTAAAATCAACATTCAAAGGCTCGAGAGAGAAAAAAGGCTACAGTACTAGTGTACACGTTTATGACtgagaaaataaaatagtttgtcttgtcttgtcgTTTTATGGGAAAATCAATtgtttgccccccccccccacccccccgaAAATGAAACGGTTGCTGCCTAAGACATGTACTTAAAAAAATGGCGATGGTCAGTTTATTTTGCTGTTGAGCATAGTTTACAAAGTCATtgcatgtcaggagcctgtaattcagtggttgtctttttttatgggttacatatttgtgtttatgAATTATGACATGTGAGAAGCAAAATGTATGTTTAACACGCATATTCATTAGAATATTTTTTGTATGGAGCGCGAGAGGGTCAAAAAGCGGAATTGAGTATtgtgttattcaaaatcaatttctcgaCCATGCTTTCATGGCATCACTTAAGTATTGGCaggcacaccagcagctgcccttagtcaatgcactactgTTGTGGCCACAAAAAACTTGTCCCGTGTTGACGTAAAGCGAATGTAGCGCTCCTCCCTTGACGATGGTTGTTTTTGGTCTACGACATATTGACCTATCCAGTGCTGTTTGTTGATAACTGTTTTTTAGTCTATAAACTGTTGACTTCTGCACATTAAATCGATCCACTACGTCAGTAACACTCATGCAAGCATCAACCATTCCAAGAGCCATCTGACGGTCATTTTCGGAGAGGCCTGGTTGACGCcccatgcaattttttcaaacgtttatgtgtttttcttaccaatggtgtgtttctgaacgttagtgcaaaaacaaattaaatgtcgtcttaaaagtacaggtacagaaggtaaaacatcaattacacgCGCAAAGCTAAAATGGCGCAAAATCAATCACCTGGAAAAAAATACGACTGCTTAAAAATACAGGTAAtactaaggattatatcaatgatgtttattaaaaaaaaatccagaaacaaccaaaaaaaatttaaaaaaaaagtgttgctaaacttttttggctcagtataggTTAATTTAATTATTTAGGAATTGTTTAATCATGTCATTGTTTTAATGTCATTTacaatgattattttatttgacgACACATTTGTTCTGCTATTTTACACACGATTATCTCTGCCTTTGCCTTTACTTGTATTGATTTATTTGAAATAGAAAAGCATGTATTTCATAAtcataaatgataaatttataGAAACCACCAGTGCAGAGTGCTGGAATGTGACAAGAGATCAATGCCACCAAAAATTACAATTATAGATCAccacacagccttcaacaatgagtaaaatcaatgtccataatcagctataaatattacaaaacaacaatgcaaatatagaacaattcaaactagaaaatttCAAATAGCCCTCAGTAGAAATGATCCGAAATAGTGCGATACACAGATTATCAGTTTTGtgcatacataattatattgactGAAAAGATTCACATTATGACTGACTAAATTATGCTATTACTAGATAGTAAATATCTATTAAACCGATTATCTTTACTTTTCCACTTTAAGGATGAACTACATATTAAGTTCATGGTTAATCATGAAgagacataaaaaaagaaatatcattttttttttgttatctgttagaAGTCAAGCCTACTAAAATGGTACAGCCTCGGTGGTTTAGTATTCTTATagaatattttgcattataattgaatataaaatctatgaaaaatttatatgtGTTTACATGCATACGTATGTGTTTAAGTCGACTTCTGCGGGTGTCTGGGACATTCTTAATACAATGTATCTTGATATACAAAAAGCAACATGGATTTCAACcaatattttgtcttttcataATTAATATCGAAGTTTAATTCGGTTATGTTACAAATATAGCATATACCATACCACATCAAGAAGGGGGAAAACATTACAACTACGATGACAAAACAACTAAAAGCAACACGGTAGGGAGGAATAACACATATTGGTGTGTATGTTCATTGGACATACTGTACTTGCTAAGGCAGTATTATATACTTGCAATTATTTTAGTCAGCTACAGCTATTTAGTGGACAACAAACTCCTGTTTTGACACATCAAGTAATGAATgagaaagataaataaaataacatgtttaagGTTTGAATTATAATTTTTGCAGGGTGGAACGTTGCCTCCAGTATTGTATATTCAAGCGGACAACTGCTGGcgggaaaacaaaaataaatatgttttatctttttgcGAGTTACTGGTGCACATGAAAGTATTTCAAGAGGTAGACATTTGATATCTTATAGCCCACAGTAATCATACTACTGTTAGATAATAAAATTCCTATCTAAAAAAATTCAGggaatacaatcatgacaatggacacacgtatttttatgccccacctacgatagtagaggggcattatgttttctggtccgttcgtccgttcgtctgttcgtccgtccgttcgtccgtccgtccgtccgttcgtccgtctgtcccgcttcaggttaaagtttttggtcaaggtagtttttgatgaagttgaagtccaatcaacttcaaacttagtacacatgttccctatgatataatctttctaattttaatgccaaattagagtttttatcccaatgtcacggtccactgaacatagaaaatgaaagtgcgagtggggcattcgtgtactgaggacacattcttgttcctaCTGAATTGATCGGTGATTCCTCCTACCATTTTTATAAGGGTCGTATCATTATGTATTAACATGAATAACTGTATCCAAATGAACATTATGAATAAGATATAATAAAGCGAGAAAATATACCGACGGAGAATCATAATGAAAAGTCGATTAAAATAAATCATCTCAATATTCAACAGTAAATCAACTAAGACAAAccattacataaaaatataaagtaacTCCAATACCACCGGAAAACTCGGTTAACAGCTCCTCGAGAGACACCCGTCGTATTTTTAGACTAACTGAATTCATGATATGGAACACCGTCCCTGAAATAATGTATCAAGTGTAATATATAAATACTCCACATGCATCCACTATCATGACTGTCGCAATATTGCTTCAGAGAAATGTCAAAACAATTAGCAAAAGAATGCACATACAAGAATCGTAATGCggacagttttaaaatataaatcaatataaaatttgatagaattttttatgaaaatatctttttttgcAGGTTCACCTTTCTTTTCTGTATGTTGGACACACACATGAGGATATTGACGCCGGTTTTCAGCAAAATAGTAGATTCCCTCCGTCGAAATGACGCAGAAAAAATCCCTGAGCTTTTGGATCTCTTACCAAATCCAAGCAACTTAATTTGGCAATACGATATTAGGAACTGGCTTCAACCATTTATTGCTGATGTACGGAAACATATCAAGCCATTACATTATAGATTTACAATGGATGAAGTATCTAATAAGATTAAACTGTGTTACAAATCCAATCATGCGGGGCCTTGGAAGATTTCAACAAGTGAAATGTTCATGTTTAACGATAAAGGTGAAGTAGAATTGCCAAAGGGTGTACCAAAAGTATCCACGccagtttttgacaaaatatttatcgAAAAAATTGAAAGTGGAATTAATGACTGGAAATGTCTCTTCACGGATCAAATGTCAAACGCGTTGTCTTTGCTTGCCAATATCACtgagaaaactaaatatttatcttcttttaaaattaaatatttttcttttgagCAAAACATCTGGACGTTTTATTAGCAAACTCAACTCGAAATCGGTAATTGACtactttataatatttatttgtttttctttaatcatCAACTAACAACATTTAAGGTCGAAATCAATCgttgttttttatgtattttcaggAAATACGAAGAACATGACAACTAGACGCACCATATATAGCTCATATGTATATGGCTATATATGTCAAAAGAAACAGATATTTTATTCTATAATACAGGAACTAATAGAActcattttcttttttgatttgatttgttatatacatGAGGTATCATATTTGTTGTGGCTATTTTACCTAGCAGTTGAACAACATATGGTTTCAACAGCAACAGTacaattatgttttattcaaaataatgtgCATGCTTTAATATGTAATTTTCAAGAGTTTAAATTTTCTACTTGTGCTGTACTGACATTAAACAGTTTGTAATTATGTTTTCTcttgaaaaaacattgatttctATCTCGTTTACTTTCCTTTAATTTTATGGATACACGAATACGTGGTAGCGTGATCACCCCGAGTGCGAGAGGTCGTAGTTTGGAACCCAGCTGGATGAAAACGGAGACTTTAGAATTTGTATTTGTTGCTATTCCGCTTAGCACGCAGCATGAAGGAGTTTGATTAAAGGATTGATTGGCTCGAAGTGATAATGCTATGTCCGTTTCGGTGGACTGTTATCTTATGAACAACGTGACGGCTGTCACATGTGAAGCAGTATTTTCTTCCCTTTCGGAGTTGCCGAGATCACCCCAAGCTTTTGGTGGGATGCGTGTTGCTTGTAGGTTTTAATTTCTTTGACGTTTCTTCctcactattgtttgtcttttcttttgtagccatggcgttagtttactttcgatttatgagtttgaatgtccctctggtatcttttactCCTCCTTTATGAATTAGCTTGTTGAAAATCCGACTCTGCGTGTGGTTCAAGTGAAAAGtaaagttatttttcatgttacattaacttgttcttgtcctgaatatgcatatttatttCCCACTGGACAGTGCGAATCACCAAGattcatcttttatttcgtatttgaatGTTTCAAAGTCATTTAAAGTGTTGCACATGTACATTAGTTAGTGTTAATTATGACCTTCAAATCTAAGGCCCGCTATCTAACTTTGCAAAAAGAATTTAAAGCAGTATTTTCATTAGCTTGACTTgtttgcaatataaaaaaaaatcagtcgaaaagtGCATTGAGAATCACACTGCTTTTCCAAGCTTCACCTGATAAATGTTCGTCATTATTATATTCAAGATTTACATTTTTAGACGGAAAGTAAATCTTTGCAAAATGCTGTAGAAATGGATAAATACACATAATGGGGACATTTCCCCATtccatgtatattttttatttcttcgaCATAGGAAATGACCAATTACACAGCTTAAAGATTATTTTCATgtggggaaatttccccaataTTGTTAAGTGTTCACGTATGTGTTGTCTTCCTGTATGGATGTTTTCCCACTACTTGTAATTtaatggggaaatttccccatttCGTATTCTTTTATCACCATATTGAAAGTCATATTTAATTTGGGGATATTTCCCCACTTTATTCATGATGTTAATTACAGTTACTTACACATACTTCTCaaacttataattatatttgaagaAAAGTGGGGATATTTCCCCAGTCTGAAGGTCTTTTTTCTGGGGATATTTCCCCAGTCTAAAGGTCATTTTATTCCGGGGAtatttccccattttcatttatttttaaatccatTATGATAATAGATGAGGACAAATTTCAATGAGTTTCATCATTCTTTGTTGCTGCATGAATATAAAGTTAACATCAGGTGTAATTCTGGATaaattttcactaatttttaGCAACTGAATCGCCTCGCTTCTTCAAATAAAGATGTTTTTTACATTAAACGTTGACAATCTTTTTGTTTACCGAATTTGAAACCACACTaaaaagagaataaaatagaTTTTGTCTTTTTCAAATAGAACGCGTTATATACAGTTTGTTTTTATAACCAATACCTAGATCAGT contains:
- the LOC139488723 gene encoding uncharacterized protein, whose translation is MNLPYKDIVEVLLLNHGISLSLRHLKRILRNMHLSRRKEYTDLRTVINFVESDVESNGSHGYRWMYNKCVLHGLKVTRESIRHILKLVDPRGVEMRSKHRLIRRKYFSQGPNYCWHIDSYDKLKPYGLCINGCVDGFSRKMMWVKVGKTSSDPKVIAKYFIEAIQNAGGYPYHMRGDMGTENGTVAAMQNFLSRNERNEDSFIYGKSTLNTRIESWWAILRKQCTGKWVKEMKDLRDTGNFTGNKLDVNLVQFCCMKLLQAELEETALVWDMHRIRRSRSNLPDDRPIALYLLPELWASADYVQSISDDELEICKSECAHDDLFPCEEELFELGCLYMRANQVDPPTNINECKALYLGLRQWLLSHL